CTGGCCATCAGCGGGTTGTTGGTTGTCGACGGCATTCGTGGCGGGCGGATCCGGTGTTGCTTCGGCATCGGTGTGCGCGGCGCCCGGAGCGGTGGGCAGCTCGCTCGGCGTTGGCGAGAGGTGAGGTGGGGTATCCGTCATGGCGGCGGTTGGAGCGGCGCCGTCGTCTTCGGATCCGGCCAGCACGATGCCGGCCAGAATTCCGCCGGCGACGAGGGCCGTGGCCGCAGAGACCAGGACGGCTGCCCGGCCCGGCCGTAGCCAACCCGGGCGCGAGCCGTGGGCGCTGGACCTGTCGCCCGACGGCGGAGGAGCTGAGCCGTTGTGACCCGGGTGGCCGTCAGTGTGGTCGTCGTCCTCGCGAGTGGTAGGCGCGCCGAACGCGGCTAGAACGACGTCGCGCACCTCGGCCGGGGCCAGCATGATCGGCACGGTGGACAACAGCGCCATGGGGCTGGCGGCGGTGCGCCGCCGTTCCCCGCAGATGTCGCATCCGTCGACATGACGAGCGACCCGCTTGCGGATGAGAGCCGAGTAACGCCCGTCCCAGTCGACGAGGACCGAGTCCAATACGGTGCATTCCGCGCGGCCGAGCCGGGCTACCAGCAGAGCTCCCAATGAACGCTCGACCTGATCACGTAGCCGTCCGAGCAGTACATAGACATGACTGGTGCTCACCCCGGCGGCGTCGGCCAGTTCCGCACCCTCGAGGCCCTGGCGCACATGGAGGTCGAGCAGTACCCGATCTCGTTCGCCCAGTCCCGCGGCCGCATCCCAAACCAGCTGGCGCAGCTCGTTCTCTCCGGCACGCGTCTCGGGACCGCGAGCCGGATCGGGCACGTCGGGCATCGACTCGTCGGGAACTTGGCGCTGGCGCGACCGCAGCCGCGCCAGCGCCTCGTTACGGGCGATCGAGTACAGCCAGGAGCGCAACTTCCCCGGCTCCTTCAACTGCCCGAGCCGCTCGACGGCGCGGAGAAAAGTGTCTTGGGTGGCATCTGCCGCGTCGTCCCGGTTCCGCAGCATCGACCAGCAGAAATCGTGTATCCGGTCGGCGAAGCGGTCGTAGATGGCTGCGAACGCGTCTCGATCGCCGGCCCGCGCGCGGACAACCAGGTCGGCATCGGTCGGGATGGGAGCGGGCTGCTCCTCCATGGCCGGAAACCTACACCCATTCCGGCCATGTGGCACCGCCTAGCCAACCACGAGGTGTGCCGGCCCGGCCGTGTTCGCTGCCTTGGCCGGCGGAATCGGTTCGGGCGCTCATGATGCCTCCGCATACACGACGACGTTCTCCTGGTAGCCGCCGGCGGCGCGGTTGTACGGACCGCCGCACGTGATAAGCCTGAGGACAGGCTCGCTGGTGTCCATCCAGATGCGCTCGTACGGCAGGGCTTCCTTGTCGACCAGCTCCACCTCGGTGACGGTGAACGTATGCCGGGCGCCGTCCTCGTCGTCAACGTGGACCACGTCGCCCGCGGTCAGCGTGTTCAGCCCGAAGAAGACGTCCGGCCCGGCAACCGAATCCACGTGGCCAACCAGTACGGCCGCCCCCGGCTCGCCCGGCCTGGGACCGAGTTCGTACCACGCCCCGAGGCCTGGATCCGGGAGTTCCATGGCTCCGTCGTCCTGAAGGCCGACCGGGATGAGTGAGGTGTCGATGTTCGCCGCCGGTACCTGGACAGCGATCGGTTCGGCCGCATGGGGAGATGTCTCGTCCGCGCCGGCCGGCGTGCTGGTGGGAGTGGCCGTCGGCTGCTGCACCTGCGGGCGATCGACGGCGACGACGTCCGGCGATGACAGTCCGCTCTGGGAACCGCACGCGACCAGCAGGAGGCCGACGAGGCCGAGCAGCATGATGGCGAGGGCACCGCCCACCAGCCGGGTGGGCCGGTGGGCGGTGGCCTGGGAAGACTTGGTCCGGATCATTG
This sequence is a window from Phytoactinopolyspora mesophila. Protein-coding genes within it:
- a CDS encoding sigma-70 family RNA polymerase sigma factor, yielding MEEQPAPIPTDADLVVRARAGDRDAFAAIYDRFADRIHDFCWSMLRNRDDAADATQDTFLRAVERLGQLKEPGKLRSWLYSIARNEALARLRSRQRQVPDESMPDVPDPARGPETRAGENELRQLVWDAAAGLGERDRVLLDLHVRQGLEGAELADAAGVSTSHVYVLLGRLRDQVERSLGALLVARLGRAECTVLDSVLVDWDGRYSALIRKRVARHVDGCDICGERRRTAASPMALLSTVPIMLAPAEVRDVVLAAFGAPTTREDDDHTDGHPGHNGSAPPPSGDRSSAHGSRPGWLRPGRAAVLVSAATALVAGGILAGIVLAGSEDDGAAPTAAMTDTPPHLSPTPSELPTAPGAAHTDAEATPDPPATNAVDNQQPADGQDESSDEANGDGSLEQTPPQANQPGPGELSVSASVLQLGSQQGDGSVGLRNTGESALTYQVTSDSAWLTVDHVNSELGPDASRELRVSADRSALPEGDHRATVQVSSAVGDAAVEVIVAVERPPVIEELSADPAEVGISLCSPDSAQVRARASDESGISGVELSWSGAGGSGAVGMAERAGAWHAQLGPFDSPGPVSWSIMAVDTRGNVATSETRTLTVNPCPQ
- a CDS encoding class F sortase — its product is MIRTKSSQATAHRPTRLVGGALAIMLLGLVGLLLVACGSQSGLSSPDVVAVDRPQVQQPTATPTSTPAGADETSPHAAEPIAVQVPAANIDTSLIPVGLQDDGAMELPDPGLGAWYELGPRPGEPGAAVLVGHVDSVAGPDVFFGLNTLTAGDVVHVDDEDGARHTFTVTEVELVDKEALPYERIWMDTSEPVLRLITCGGPYNRAAGGYQENVVVYAEAS